The genome window TGTTTGTTGTCGAAAACAACTCGGCCTTGGAGGATTTCCAGCCATGTTAAATTGACGTGATTAGATTCACTATGTTAAATTCACGTGATTGGAGTTAAATACGACCAAAAACATACTTTCACTTATTTTTGGGTCGCCAAAGCTTAACAGTTATGGTTGACACCATGTCGATTATGAGTCCAAGCCTAAATTTCTGCCGCAAATGTCACTGGGTCacctttattttaattttttgtgctTGGCAATTGCGCCACACATGCCCGCCTAAGAGAGTGGCGCGACAGAAACTGACGCTTGGGGCTTGCCACAACGGTTGGCTTGGCTTCCAAGGGCTACTTCAATAGCCACTAGCCACGTGACCATATCTCAGACGTCCGTTTCAAATTCTCACTTTGTTCAAATTCTCGGATGTCcgtaatacaattttttttaaatccaaaaaatatcagaaaaacaaaaaaaattcggTTACTTGTAAATCTAAACAAGATTTTTGATAGATATGGACACATGGCATCATAGTCACCTATCTAAATTAATCTCATGCGTTCAATAATACTAAATAATTTGAATTAtccattaaaaataaattgtaaatagTAATAGCAATGTAAGTTACTATTTACAATAGTAAATAGTAATAGCAATGTAAGTTACTATTTACAATAGGTGAAGATTGAACCAAATTTGGTGGGACCTATGCAAATTCCACACAAATTTTGAAATCCAACTCCAAATTTTGGAGGAATTGGATTCCCTacaatttgattggaattgagTTTCGGATTATTGGAGAATCTAAACGGATTTTCCCTCCTCATTATACCCTTATGTATTTCTAAATTCAAATATTACCCTTCGCATTACCCAACACTAAATTCTGTTGTCtcagcttaaaaaaaaagaattaaacatTTTTTCACAaagttaattaaaataaaataaagttttaccaaaaaaaaaaacaataaaatagataattagaATAAGGGCATTTAGTAATCACATTAATTTTCATTCCGATTTATATGAATtggtaaacaacttatatagcTTAGTACTATTTCTACTCCGATTCTTGAAATTTTAGTATACAGTTTCAACaagaatctgattctgattccatCATATTCCaactcctcaattcaattcctttcTTTCTGATTATGGATTAGTAAATGAGCTATAAGTATCAACACCACACTTGGATCATCTCTCAGGTCCCTAGATTCACACTATATAAATAGGGAATGGTTCAAGATATAAATATCCAAGTTCGATTTGGATTTGCTTGAGATTACTTATGTTGGAAACACTTCTAATaacatatacttttttttttggtgcaaCGATACTTAAACGCTCATGTTAAAAGTATTTTCATAAGAAACACGTTTAAGTTTTTGTTAGAAACCTaagtacttaaaaaaaaaaaaaaaagaatagcccgaccaaaatatagaaaaaaaagaaaaagaaattggaTCAACTGGCCCATTAAGACATCCGGCCCATTAAGACTCCATTTTAGTACCGCGTCGCCGATACCCCTTACCAAACAGCAACACAATTCCGCCGCTTCTCTCTCAGAGCggaaaccaaaagcaaaaccctattcttctttttgtttttttttttgtttttttaacttaaatctttttttttaaaacaaaaatccccaaaagaaaataaaatgccaACAAATCACTCTTCGAAATCTCTCTCGCTCTTTCTCTTTTAATTCATAAAAGCACAATTCGGttcaaaaaatttataaaaccaattaaaatacaaaacccgATTTCGCGCTCTTATGGCAGCTGCTCCTTCGCCCTCGCCTGCCCTAAGCAACTCCAGCTCCGGCGCCACTCGCCCAACCACCACCGCCGCAGCCGACGCGCCTACAGTCGCACCCTTACACCCGGTGCACCGTACTGGCACGCCGCCCAAGACCCTTCGCGGCCTTAACAAGCCTAAGTGTAAGCAGTGCGGCAATGTCGCGCGCTCCAGGTAATTCATTTGAGGGAAATTGAATTCCTTGTTTAATTTTCCTTTCCGGTTGTATTAATTTGCGTTCTGACAATTAGGTTTGGGAGACCTAAGAGGATTatgtcatttttgttttttaatcaaaaattgccttgtttgttttttgcggtTTTGGTAATTAATTTGAGGGAATTGATTTCATTGGGCTAAACAGTGATGTTGTTTATGGTCTTAAAAACAAGTAATTTGCTGTGAAATGCATGGATTTAACTATGCCTAATGGTAGATAGTAGAAGCTGGATGACGAGATCTTGGTGGACTTGTTGCAATTCTGTTTCTCTGCCTCGATTTGATGGTATTTTCTGGTAAAATTATGATGTGATTCCAGTGAGTGGGGGCTTTACATTGGTGAAGCCGTTCGGTGTCAAAATGACTCCTCTCGCTGTTCAGATGGTATAAAATTCAAGACAGAATGCCTCTGAATCAATTTTAGAATTTGGCGCAAAACTATAATATAGGAATTTGATATAGCCGGTGCTGTATGCTTTTGTATGAATTAAGTTATGCCGTGACCAATGATTAGGAACTTCTTGTTAATATTTGAATGTATTCAGCAAGTACAGTAGTTATTTTTGGACaagattaggttttttttaaattttttttaccataatGCATTCCCTATACAGATTGGAGAAATGGCTACCCCGATCTTTTCTAGATGTATTTCGAACTTAGTTCCATCTCCTATGTGATATAGACTAAAACTAAGAGTTTtgaagaaaagtaaaaagaaattagGAGAACTcgagaaagagagggaggaaAGATGGAAGGAGAAAGTTGCTCTCCATGGCGGGTGATGACTGCTGCAGAGAAGAGGAAAAGATGAAGGTGAAGTGTTTAAACAGCTGCCACGACAAAGTAGGAATTGAGTTAAAAGTTGGATGTGATTCTGGCTGCCAGAAAATACGAATAGGCTGCCACATGTTCTTATACTATCATTAATTGATTCCCACTAACCGACATTCCATCCCAATTAGCATTCTACAATTATAGAACATATTTAAATCACCAATTAAAAGCCAGATAACCTTGCAGATGCCGCAGTGGTGGAAAGCAATCATGCCTATGCACTCTAGTGTGGGTTCGACCCCCTGCAATCCCCCTCCCTcctaacaactaacaatttaacccAATAACGGACTCTATAAATATAAGACATAAAGTTGATGTAATATACCAACCAGGTATACCATATACCCCTAACTGACTCTGTACCAAAGAAGCTAGTATACCCCTTAAGTAATCTCGTTCCATGTATCGACAAGACCCACTACCTAGGTAACATTAGTAAGTATTCTTTCCTTGGTAAATTATTGGTCTAGCTTCTCCATAGTGTATTAGGATTTTACATTGATGTGCAAGCCTTTATGTGATATACTCAACTACTCATTAATTAACATTCTTcgaagttttgaagtttgtgGTGAGACTCCTAGAATGGCGTTAATGAGACTTTAAAGTTgacattcttcttcattttcagtTTCAAATTTCTGATTTTCAGCCACTCCTTAACCCCATtcaagtaccatttgaccctaAACATGCAGTTTAGGAGCTTAGGATAATCCATTTTTGTTACCATCTAAACAAAGAAAGAGTGAAATTACTGTTTGACGGTTTTGTTCACAGATCTCACTAAGGCACATCCAAATATAGTTTTCCATGTTAATTTCAATTATTGATCCTTCCCCTTCCAGCCCAATAAGAGATAAGCCTTAATGCGCTGACTTTCTTGATATTCTAGACAAAGGTGGaggaattttctttttcttcatacaAGATGTGCTATGTTATTAGTATGTTTTTACCAAATGCAATATAGTCTCTATTATGTAGAAAATATGTTATGTTTGTATTACTACATTTAGAATAATATTCCTTCTTTCTGTTTCATGTTATTGAGCTGCTTCGAATGTGCAGGTGTCCATACGAGTCATGCAAGAGTTGCTGCTCAAAAGCTCAAAATCCATGTCATATTCATGGTATGTCTgttcaagtctatactttatCAAAACATCCTTGAAGTATGTGGCTATTTTGAAGACCATATAATTATAttcagttttcttttcttttgtggaGGGTTGGTTGTGCTTTTGCATTTTGTGAAGTTTAGATGTCAACTAATGGAAAATTCATTGTGGTGATGCTTTTTTACAATTGGCATTTCCAAGATTTATCTTCTACAATTGTCATTTCAAGCTTCGGGACAAAATCTTGTATTGCTTGCTTTTGTTTGTATGGTTTCCAACACCACTTAAAAGAGTATAAATTTCATGTGGAAAAGAGTGATGATAACAACTGCAGTTTATTGAGGGGTCTGAGAAATTCTAGGTATCTTATGTAGTCATGGCTTTCGGCTTTATGCATGGTGATCGCTGATGGCTTTGAGCAACTACTTTGATGAGCGGCAATGAGGGAAAATTGATAGTTTCCTctgtagatatatatatattttttttttttcctaaagtGCCAATTCCACTAAACATCCCTTTTTCCTAAATGGAGAAGGGCCGGATACCTTTATGGTTCTTGTACGGATGCGTGCATGTTCCACCACCCATGACATCACTTATGCAGAGGACTGAGTAAGCTATATGCGGCAATGTTGGAATCTCAAAGTGGAGTCAAAGGAATAATGATGGCAGCTTAGTGTCTTTGAGCTGCTGGAAGCTTCATGAATAGTCTCAGAAACACTACATTCCTAGCCCTAAGATATTCGGGTGTGTTGGATGAATATCCATATTTGATATGTTGCACAAATTAAAGATGGCAGGGCATCTAGTTAAATGTGATTTTGGTATAGGTTTCGCATGCTAGTGGGTAACTATTTATGCTTAGAGGCATGAAGTGGCATTCCGTGCCATCAGTGGATAAGATggttatgtaaaattttgatcataGTTGCTTACCTAGGCGACATGCCTATTAACTTGTGCGTGTCAGAACCAAGTGCTCACTTACACGACACAGGAGACAACAATGGTGTCTTGATAAGGGTAGGATGTGGCATGTCTTTGAATGATTTCTTGGGTTATGTGTTACTTATGATAGGTCGGTTCATGTTTGGGTTTGGGAATTCTCACCTATCCATTTGGATTGGTCTGCCATTTTAGATTAAGTGGGACTGTTTTCGTTGGTTTACAGTTgagtttgcttttcaattgtatTTTAGGTGTTTGAACCTGATGGACTGCATGTCGATCAttgttcttttttgtttctgATAAAAAGTTCGGTCATCAATTTTGTCCTTCTTTTATTACTGTTTTTAGGCTTTTTGGCCAAAatgatccctgagatttgcataacacatataaATGGTCCTTGacattgtccaccatccattattttggtcattccgtaaaaaactccgttaagtgtcccgaagCTTTTggtcggaagtttgggcaattttcagagcttcgtaactcaatcgtttcttaaccaaattcgacccataatatatcaaaatgaagataggaaagtgtagaacaagattatacctatttggaagcccaatggttgccggagatggctggaaaattgcctgaaaggtgactggtccgtgggaaaactggaaaactcaccGGAAATTGAGTAAACTTCAAACGTTCAtaatttcttcaatactcaacaaaatcgattgattcaaaaacaaaaatcatacttctagatgagacgaagagaatggtacctttctcgATGGCTAACttgtcgtggtttggccggaaaatggctcgaaagtggctgtatTGGTCTccagttagccactttcgagccgttttccggccaaaccatgaCGAATTAGCCATtgagaaaggtaccattctcttcgtcttatcgagaagtatgattttcgtttttgaatcactcgattttgttgagtattgaagaagttatgaacgtttaagttaacccagtttccggcgagttttccagcggaccagtcacctttcaggctctccggcaaccattgggcttccaaataggtataaccTTGTTCtccactttcctatcttcattttgatatattatgagttgaatttggttaagaaacgattgagttacgaagctttgaaaattgcccaaacttccggctaagagctccgggacacttaacggagtttttaacggaatgagcaaaataatggatggtggacaatctcaaggaccatttctattgattttcaatctcagggaccaaagtgatgtgttaggcaaatctcagggaccattttggctaaaaagccttgtTTTTAAGATATAACTATTAACCAAGCATTCAAACCTAGTTTTTTTTCATTCTCAAATATTTCAAGAGATCTGCATTGAGCATCattttatggttttgatttCTATGGATAGGCCTAGTGGTTCCAAAGCTCTTATTTAAGGAGAATTTTTTggtcttttaaaaaaatttctgtTTCGATTTTTCATCCTTGCATGTTTGTTTCTGGCTTCTCCttaatatatatgtattgtCTCTGCAGTTTTGAAAACAAATGCAACTTTTCCAGACAAGGCACAAACCTCAAACTCTCCTCTATTTGACCATCAGTCAACCGAGGCATCACCATCAGGGTGAGTTCAAAACATCAGCAGCTCATTTAACATCTGTTTATATCTTATAATTCTTGTCTACACTTGCACTGTCTCTAAGATTCCTGTCGTTAAATTGTTTTCCTACAAAACTCCATTGCTCTTCTACCATTTATATAGTAATTTGTCATATTTTTCGAAGTTTAAATTGTTGACAGCAAAGCCAAGTTTATTGTCTAATTCACTATGACCTAACTTGAGAATGGATTTGTCAAAATTGCTGATTTTAATCGAGTCGAATCTTCCTATGGAAGGTAATTGGCTCAAGATTTGCACTGGTTTCTAGCTTGTTCTATAGTCATAACTTTGATGGTTTTATTCCCTAACCTTAACAGTTGGCTTTCTAAGCTTCCCATGTttcaattgtttatattttttcttgtttgcCTTGGCTGCCATGGGAACTTCATTCAGGAAAGGTCTTCAAAGCGAGAACTGTTTTCGTTCTGGGTGTAGATTTTCTTAAATTGTTGGCTGTATTTCAGGAATTCCCATAGAGTTGCATCATTCCGGCAACTTTCGAACAATTTTGCTCAATTCAATAATCTGCATATTCCGCTTCGTTCTAAGAAGCCTTTGACCAGAAAGGTGCATGTCCTTGGTACTATCTATTTGTTCTTGTACAGTGAGAATGACCTGTTCTAactataaaatattaatttcaggATGCTGTGGCTATTAATGAATGGAGATTTTCCAAGTTAAAGGAATACAAGGAAAGAAACATTGAAGTggaaaatgaagctttcgatCGATACATGCAGAACGTCACCCTATTAGAGGAAGTGTTTTCTGTGAAATCTATTACGGAGGAGTCAATTGGGGATGGATCATCCATATCAAACTATGATACTACTAGTACTATGGAAGATGAAACTGAAGCTATGGTGTCAGGACTGAAGTTGAAGTTGAGATCAAATCCAATGAGAACCAATAACTTCCGAAAGAGGATACAGCAAGTTGTTGATGAGGGACTAAAGAAGCTTCAGAAACGCGAGTTTGATGACGGGGGCAAGAAATCAAGTGGACCAAATGGATTGGATAAAGGGCcccaaaaagaagaaacatgGTGGGCTGAAAGGGCTTCTGCTTTAGGTGATCTCATTGATAAGCTGAACAAAGCCCGAAACGAGGAGGATCTGAAGGCGTGCTTGGAGTTGAAATCTCAGCTCTTCAGTGAACACAAATTGACTAGTAGATCAGAATCTGAGGACGCTGACATAACGAAGAAACAGACTGCAAAGAATGATCCGGACCCCCGAAAGGAGTGGAATTGTTTGTTTCCTAAAGTGATTAGCACTACCGAAATTGATCAAGAAACTCTGAAAAGTGTGGATGCTCACTTCTCTACCCTTGAGCAGATAGAAGGTTTGTGATGAAAGAGATTTAGAGGTAAGAATGCAGTCGAATTTGTAGTTTTAGTTAATTTTAGAGTGTCATAGGTTTGAGAGAGGTGTCGTAGCTTAGTGTAATTTCATCCTTGAGTTGCTCTTCTGGTTCATATATCaacaatgttttattttttcgattttatattttattttgacaAATTTCTAAAGATGTTTTTATGACAGTTGCTTCTAATTAGCGTTTTCTGTCTGCTGAATCTTTACTGCAAAGCtgttattattagtattattaaaaTCAGGAGGTTCGTCGAACGAAAAGCATCTCTGTTTCAATGGTGACACAAAAATTAGCAAAGCAGTGAGGATGGAAATAGGGTTAGACACACAGCGCTCAATCAAGGTTGGTTGTGTGCGCTAAATTTTTTCAGAATCCAGAAAACCTAATTCAAATAGAAAGGAAAAATATATAGTGGATACACAAGTGGCCTTTTTTGGTTTCGACTTTTATGAAGATCGACCTTCCATATGCAACTGCAGGTTCAAGCTTCATAACATTGTTCTTTCCTTCCAGCATCGGCACTGCTCCAAACCGTCTCTGCCGGTTTGAGAGTCGTTAGCATGCTTTCTCGACGTTTACGTTTGTTGTCGCTTCCCCGACATCCTTCATTGTCTCACCTGTTCTGCTCTACTGCCCCCTTTGCAAACCCTAATTCCAGTTATGCAGCCTTTTCCCTCGCATCAGTTTCCCCATTTTCCCTTGCATCCCCCGACACCTTCATCTTCGAACTCTCATCACCTCCCCTTTATCCAcaccaaaaatgaaaatttcgAGTATTGGACTCGATTTGGGATGTAAATCTCTACCAGACTGCCACATGCTTCACCGGTAATGTTAGAAAATTTGGGCGAATTGTTTTGTGACCTCCGTCATAGTAAGGGAGTTTTATACATTACCTTGGCCCTCCCCACCCCCATGTTGTGTCACCTGGGTTCTCTTCTCGCAGGTTTGGTGGTTAGGGGTACAGCCTAGATGACTAGGTCGGTTGCGACGCTCAGAGATTTGATTTTTGTTGTGGATTTTCTGTTCTTTTTTGGATTATTTGGTTGTGCTCGACTCTTTGCGGATTCTCTTTTGATTTGATCCCTACATGGTTGTCACTCCGGTGGTTGCTGCGATAGTTCAGCGGTGGGCATTTTGTCGGTGTGGGATGGGGCCTCCCACAGTTTATCTTGGCCGTTAGTCTTTGTAATATGTTTTAAGTTTAATACATTTTATCTTTTcgagtagaaaaaaaaaagcaaaaaaaaagaggcaatTTTCAAACATTTAATAAAGGAAAGGGCCACTATTCGTGTTATTTGCTATTTCCCTTTGCAAATCCTACAGCTAAAATCAAATGATTGTTGGTTGATCTAACGGTCCTATCGAACTTTTTTTTGTTCTCTTATTTGCTTTTACTTATAATACAACAGCTCTgataaaaaatatcaaatgtaatgataaaaaaataatctaaattctcaaattaaaatccaatggctaaaataatttaaaaaaatatttaattcaaattttacCTCAAAACTTTATAAATATCTTTCCCTTTGTTCATACATccacataaattattttaaatatttttaggttaaaatgtttgtAAAATTAAGCTAAGTttaatttaaacaaatattatttttcataaagttaaagaaaaaagaaattaggCTAAATCGATATTTAACAATTTTGTTGTCCAAGGTTTGGGTCATACCATTGGAAGAGAAACCTTGTTTTTGGCCAAAAGCCTAAAGCCGAATGCCTAAATTTGTTTTGGCTTTTTGCTTAGGGTGGGAGTTGATCTAtatgagaggtcttaagtttgaatTTCAATAATAACGAGTTTATAActattttatttcttatattttaatatgaatATATCGttatatcaaaaaataaaaggaaagaaaagaaaaaaaaaagaaaaaagaaaagcctGGGCAGCTTGTTTGGGCTAAGAAAAGTGGCTatcagagagggagagaggctCTTAAATGCAGgccatttaaatattttatcattttctgGTAATCTCCTTACCTTCCAAGAAAACCCCAATTTTTGGATTACGTAGTTTTTAAATGATATCTTGTCCTCTCCTCTCACAATTGCCGACGTAATacattatcttcttcttcttcttcttcttcttcttttttttttctaggtcgcaatttgagagaaaaatactaGGAGGGTTGGTGGATTGGCCGATTAGAGCAGCTCTTACATTACAGGAACAAAGTTGAATGAGATGATATTATACGAgggttttaattattttttttaagaatccTGACTAAGCACGTAGTTTCGGTTGCCCTAATAATAATATAACTTTTCCTTGATAGTTGTTTGATTGCTTGTGCTATTCACTTGGGACAAGAGAGGAATATTATTTGGTAATGTAGTAATAGCAACAGTGTGTAACAAACTTTCATCTCGATTGATTGGCAGCCAAAATTGTTAGCAATTAGCGGAGGGAAGCGTGCATCCAAAGTGACTTCaatcacaaaaataaataatttaccaCACATAAAGAGACACAAAATATAATGTGGTTCTCCAGTTGCTTCTACAAACAAGAAAGTTAAGGTTAGGAAAATGCAAAAACCATCTAATCCAACACCTTTAATTTGATCTTGAAAGATTTTCCATCATTTTATTACTCCTAAAACATCTTCAAGACTTGCATCACAAGACAAATTCCAAATCTAGTAACTTACTGCACAATGATTAGAGTGCATGATTTATGGGGATGTGTTTGTTTCAGCTTTTGAAGAAGATTACGATATTCCATTCATTGATAAAAATAACATTACAAATACATATCATGAAGATCTCGGCCTCAAAAGAATCCTTCAACTTAACGTCACCGATCATACGTACAAACTGCAAATTTGTTATTAGTATCTTCAACCTAAGCTATAGGTCCTTAAAATCAAATAACTTACTTAAtaggtaaattaaaaaaaaaaagcacgaAAGTTCTTAATAATCAAATGACGAACACATGTTAATTCTCATTATAAACCACATGGATATCCATAGATTCAttcacatacatacatatattggAGGTCCTCCAACAAGGTTCATTTGCATTATAAACTAGATGAATAAGTATAAACCAGATTGATGAACATGAATGAGTTACTTATAAATTTTGACATTTGCAGCAGCTTTAAATATACAAATTAATTGAATTCTAAATAAAGGTACGCATATCAAACAATAATAATAGATGAAATGTGCAAAAATATGGGTTTGAAAGCCAAACAGGTTACCAAGTGTTGGGTTTTCGAGCGTATTATTAAGATAAATTTAAAGGAAATTATCAAAAATGACTTATTTTCTTAATCTATGCACTaaaatagaatttttgggatATACACAAGACATGCGACATACATAAAAgcatgataaaaataaaattttcctaaaattgaaaatgacatAATTACCCTCGTATATAAATGGGTTATTTCCTCTTAACCGCTTAGCATTTACACCTTTCTTCAAAAATCTCTCCCGCCCAATCCCAGCTCGGAAACCATAACCCCAAACAGTTGTTTCAATCTCCGATTTACAACCGACTCTCTCGCCCAATCCCCAGCTCGAAGGAAAATCGCCGATGTTTAAAAGGGGGAATCAGAAAGTGACAAGGCACGTCGAGGAtttgcacagagagagagagagagaggcgtaTGGTTGGCATACGGCTCTGGCTCATGTAAGCCCCGACTAATCAGTCCAACAAAATATGACTCTCACATAGACGCACC of Malus sylvestris chromosome 6, drMalSylv7.2, whole genome shotgun sequence contains these proteins:
- the LOC126627204 gene encoding uncharacterized protein LOC126627204; the protein is MAAAPSPSPALSNSSSGATRPTTTAAADAPTVAPLHPVHRTGTPPKTLRGLNKPKCKQCGNVARSRCPYESCKSCCSKAQNPCHIHVLKTNATFPDKAQTSNSPLFDHQSTEASPSGNSHRVASFRQLSNNFAQFNNLHIPLRSKKPLTRKDAVAINEWRFSKLKEYKERNIEVENEAFDRYMQNVTLLEEVFSVKSITEESIGDGSSISNYDTTSTMEDETEAMVSGLKLKLRSNPMRTNNFRKRIQQVVDEGLKKLQKREFDDGGKKSSGPNGLDKGPQKEETWWAERASALGDLIDKLNKARNEEDLKACLELKSQLFSEHKLTSRSESEDADITKKQTAKNDPDPRKEWNCLFPKVISTTEIDQETLKSVDAHFSTLEQIEGL